The Eurosta solidaginis isolate ZX-2024a chromosome 4, ASM4086904v1, whole genome shotgun sequence genome includes a window with the following:
- the LOC137249261 gene encoding uncharacterized protein, with product MEKNSHIAKLTCTKVQVTKKWDDITMELNCLGPLVRTTKKWIKVWADIKSKTKTKMSENIVEYRATGGGPNRLNIFTHSEESITGLLSLHTSVDPPGQEHGLSTNANEECEDMIVQRLYSDNLESDENLEVSGQSGAPDEEATKSKSKKCSKNDRLKLLQEQTANQKNV from the exons ATGGAAAAAAATTCCCATATAGCAAAATTAACTTGCACAAAGGTTCAGGTGACAAAAAAGTGGGATGATATAACAATGGAGCTGAACTGTTTAGGACCACTAGTAAGAACGACGAAAAAGTGGATTAAG GTGTGGGCTGACATAaagtcaaaaacaaaaacaaaaatgtcggAGAACATAGTGGAATACCGTGCAACTGGTGGTGGACCAAACAGGTTAAATATCTTTACGCATTCAGAAGAGTCTATAACGGGTTTGTTAAGTCTTCACACCAGTGTAGATCCACCTGGACAAGAGCATGGCCTTAGTACTAATGCGAATGAAGAATGTGAAGATATGATTGTGCAGCGATTATATAGTGATAACTTGGAATCGGATGAGAATTTGGAAGTAAGTGGACAAAGTGGTGCACCTGATGAGGAGGCCACGAAAagcaaatcgaaaaagtgcagcAAAAACGATAGGCTCAAACTATTGCAAGAGcagacagcaaatcaaaaaaatgtttaa